A window of the Gloeothece verrucosa PCC 7822 genome harbors these coding sequences:
- a CDS encoding NF041680 family putative transposase, translating into MKNQETEKAIKEFRRWRENLFNGLKARKESLIELIDALSSNQQATSVVELSLNPLFRRNYNSLYKGIQEFFPYQTEDTEDEYLKQIKDLLKAVSLTIPLSQSRHFNLFAIDTTPYQRPYSPVLADKKFIHYPNPIKGNKPINIGHTYSVICALPDPTITGNKPWAVPLSGERVPSNDKAANVGNKQLKEIFESSSFSRQELSVLVADNFYSQRDFIGEQVNYKNLVTITRVRSNRVFYRQFIEKITTQKKSGHPRWYGDKFDLKDENTWTQPNEVTQCVFTTKTGRQLTTTISAWKQMLMRGNKNYKMNSYPFTLLQILITDEVNNAVWQPMWLIVIGSRREELSLIDCYQSYRQRYDIEHFFRFSKQKLLMTAYSTPDVRHEENWFKLTLLAYVNLWAARKLAVVLPRPWEQYLKTNELIKISPSLVQRDFERIISTLGTFASSPKRRGYSSGRIKGYKQVPRTRHQVIKKRQKNKLNK; encoded by the coding sequence ATGAAAAATCAAGAAACTGAAAAGGCAATTAAAGAGTTTCGTCGTTGGAGGGAAAATCTTTTTAATGGGCTTAAAGCCAGAAAAGAGTCTCTCATAGAGTTGATAGATGCACTCTCCAGTAATCAACAAGCAACATCAGTAGTGGAATTATCTCTTAATCCCTTGTTTAGACGAAATTATAACAGTTTATATAAAGGAATTCAAGAATTTTTTCCTTATCAAACTGAGGATACTGAGGATGAATACTTAAAACAAATTAAAGATTTACTCAAGGCAGTTTCTCTTACTATACCATTATCTCAATCCCGACATTTTAACTTATTTGCAATAGATACAACTCCTTATCAACGACCGTATTCACCGGTATTAGCTGATAAAAAATTTATCCATTATCCTAATCCTATTAAAGGAAATAAACCCATAAATATTGGACATACTTACTCAGTTATCTGCGCTTTACCTGACCCAACAATAACAGGTAATAAGCCTTGGGCAGTTCCTTTATCAGGAGAAAGAGTACCGAGTAACGATAAAGCAGCGAATGTGGGCAATAAACAACTTAAAGAAATTTTTGAAAGCTCTTCGTTTTCAAGACAAGAGTTATCAGTTTTAGTCGCTGATAATTTTTATAGTCAACGAGATTTTATCGGCGAACAAGTCAATTATAAAAACTTAGTTACTATTACGCGAGTCAGAAGTAATCGGGTTTTTTATAGACAATTTATTGAGAAAATAACTACTCAAAAAAAGTCGGGACATCCCCGTTGGTACGGGGATAAATTTGACCTAAAAGATGAGAACACTTGGACTCAACCCAATGAAGTTACTCAATGCGTCTTTACTACTAAAACAGGTCGTCAACTGACCACTACAATTTCCGCATGGAAACAGATGTTAATGAGAGGAAATAAAAATTATAAAATGAACAGTTATCCTTTTACTTTACTACAAATTCTCATCACTGATGAAGTTAATAATGCTGTTTGGCAGCCTATGTGGCTTATAGTCATCGGTTCTCGCCGTGAAGAGTTAAGTCTGATTGATTGCTATCAATCTTACCGACAACGTTATGATATTGAACATTTTTTCAGATTTAGTAAACAGAAATTATTAATGACAGCCTATTCTACTCCCGATGTAAGGCACGAAGAAAACTGGTTCAAATTAACACTATTGGCTTATGTAAATTTATGGGCGGCTAGAAAATTAGCTGTTGTTTTGCCCCGCCCTTGGGAACAGTATTTAAAAACCAATGAATTAATTAAAATTTCTCCTAGTTTAGTTCAAAGAGATTTTGAGCGAATAATTTCAACATTGGGCACATTTGCCTCTTCTCCCAAACGTCGGGGTTATTCCTCTGGACGTATTAAAGGTTATAAACAAGTCCCACGAACTCGCCATCAAGTTATCAAAAAAAGACAAAAAAATA
- a CDS encoding single-stranded DNA-binding protein, producing the protein MTTETDTKNSAIETLLNPVVSKDKGTQNLWVLLRDVKNLLSQQNELLQENNQLLRQLLQKEATSNYEEFEPNFKATLSEYKHFAWDSIGAKVISSDGEGVTVVQYRSKVFERRRSSVDDVKGAAIWFSCATKATDGKVKYLKLITFREKSGIRPLHGEIKEQLD; encoded by the coding sequence ATGACTACTGAGACTGATACTAAAAATTCAGCTATTGAAACATTGCTCAATCCCGTTGTTTCAAAGGACAAAGGAACACAGAATTTGTGGGTTTTGTTAAGAGATGTAAAAAACTTGCTCAGTCAGCAGAATGAACTCCTACAAGAAAATAATCAGCTACTAAGACAGCTTCTCCAAAAAGAAGCTACCAGTAATTATGAAGAGTTCGAGCCGAATTTCAAAGCTACCTTAAGCGAGTATAAGCATTTCGCTTGGGACAGCATCGGAGCAAAGGTCATATCTTCCGATGGCGAAGGGGTCACGGTTGTACAGTACCGTTCAAAAGTCTTTGAGCGCCGCCGTTCCTCGGTTGACGATGTGAAAGGTGCGGCTATTTGGTTTTCCTGTGCTACGAAAGCGACAGACGGGAAAGTTAAATATTTAAAGCTGATAACTTTTAGGGAAAAGTCGGGAATTAGACCCTTACATGGAGAGATTAAGGAGCAATTAGACTAA